The following proteins are co-located in the Bdellovibrio sp. ArHS genome:
- a CDS encoding methyl-accepting chemotaxis protein, whose product MNHISLRSRFLFVTGLLLLIALVTNILSLDRLRNQNRVTNEIGEIWLPAVSKSADINLNLVNYRKLEYNLLATQSTDERKLVLEEMDSLLGNITIYSKVLDPLLTTDELRKSYDLFLTAWDEYQAESEKFKEAIDKEKHTEAEQILAGSSQKAFTQAYDALKKLSDDSYMVGVQNAENVAKTFKVTMYTLISVVGLCILLGISAAIWNIRKIQSSLKSVAEGLETSAETIRSRATELVDSSDQISSNSTSTAASLEEIVASMEQLTATVRQNSLNSGQAAEISKEGQNTVQQGQIKIQELIQVMSEISKSSSKIAEILNLIDDIAFQTNLLALNAAVEAARAGEQGKGFAVVADAVRALAQKSADAAKEIGGLINEATDKSKTGVTLAGESEESLNAIVTNSHKVAELIQTVAQGSHEQSQGIEQMNKALSTIDRSLQTVATSMGSVSTSSEEMQKQSEELHRMMKELHILVGQKINNENEAKQNAAEKDFSAA is encoded by the coding sequence ATGAACCACATCTCTTTAAGAAGCCGATTCCTTTTTGTGACCGGATTGTTACTTCTGATTGCCCTAGTAACAAATATTCTGTCTCTGGATCGACTGCGTAACCAAAATCGAGTCACCAATGAGATCGGTGAAATATGGCTTCCCGCCGTCAGCAAGTCAGCCGATATCAATCTTAACTTAGTGAACTATCGCAAACTTGAATACAATCTGCTGGCGACTCAGAGCACGGATGAAAGAAAACTCGTTCTTGAAGAAATGGATAGCTTGCTTGGCAATATCACTATCTATTCCAAAGTTCTGGACCCTTTATTAACGACGGATGAGCTTCGCAAGTCTTACGATTTGTTCTTAACGGCCTGGGACGAATATCAGGCGGAAAGCGAAAAATTCAAAGAAGCCATCGACAAGGAAAAACATACCGAAGCCGAACAGATCCTGGCTGGCAGCTCTCAGAAAGCTTTTACACAGGCCTATGATGCCCTGAAAAAGCTTTCCGACGATAGCTACATGGTCGGAGTCCAAAATGCCGAAAATGTGGCTAAAACATTTAAAGTTACAATGTATACACTGATTTCCGTTGTCGGTCTGTGCATTCTCTTAGGAATTTCTGCGGCCATCTGGAACATCCGAAAAATCCAATCCTCTTTGAAAAGTGTCGCCGAAGGTTTAGAAACCAGCGCGGAAACAATTCGCTCTCGAGCGACGGAACTTGTCGACTCGAGCGACCAGATTTCTTCCAACTCAACCTCGACGGCCGCTTCTCTTGAAGAAATCGTCGCCTCGATGGAACAACTGACTGCCACAGTTCGCCAAAACTCACTGAACTCGGGTCAGGCGGCGGAAATCTCTAAAGAGGGGCAAAACACCGTTCAACAAGGACAGATAAAGATTCAGGAACTTATTCAAGTAATGAGCGAGATTTCCAAAAGCTCGTCAAAAATTGCGGAGATTCTGAATCTGATCGACGATATTGCGTTTCAAACAAATTTATTGGCGCTTAACGCTGCCGTGGAAGCCGCACGCGCCGGAGAACAAGGCAAAGGATTCGCAGTCGTAGCCGACGCCGTTCGCGCTTTAGCGCAAAAAAGCGCTGATGCAGCCAAGGAAATTGGCGGCTTAATCAATGAGGCCACTGACAAAAGTAAAACGGGTGTAACTTTAGCCGGCGAAAGTGAAGAGTCGTTAAATGCCATCGTCACTAATTCCCACAAAGTTGCTGAACTGATTCAAACCGTGGCGCAAGGGTCCCACGAACAATCCCAGGGAATTGAGCAAATGAACAAGGCCTTGTCGACGATCGATCGCAGTTTACAAACTGTCGCCACCTCGATGGGTTCGGTATCAACATCCTCTGAAGAAATGCAAAAGCAGTCCGAGGAACTTCATCGCATGATGAAAGAGCTGCACATTCTTGTCGGTCAAAAAATTAATAATGAAAATGAAGCAAAACAAAATGCCGCGGAAAAAGACTTTTCCGCCGCCTAA
- a CDS encoding Flp1 family type IVb pilin, with the protein MKKFKNFSKNLLKNKQGQGATEYILLLVVVVALVVMFKDKIRTTMEEKIGNLSNSIMSVE; encoded by the coding sequence ATGAAGAAGTTTAAAAACTTTTCGAAAAATCTTTTAAAGAACAAACAAGGTCAAGGTGCGACCGAGTACATCCTATTGCTTGTGGTTGTCGTGGCACTTGTTGTTATGTTCAAAGATAAGATCAGAACAACTATGGAAGAAAAAATCGGTAACCTATCTAATTCAATCATGTCGGTTGAATAG
- the cpaB gene encoding Flp pilus assembly protein CpaB has product MGSNETRNLWLSIAAGVFATFLLYSYSQEKKAEYDKRYGTTKRVVVAKEDIAEMQTIYDTMVETKELPADFIQPDAITIPDEIIGNVAAVPIRKGQMVVKNNLLTPGPDTGIALQVAPSKRAVAIPVDEVRGVAKLIRPGDRVDIFAAVDSGKGVNQRREVFTMLSDVVVLATGVSVMNNIPRMFELDSTGKNLTQIALTGDTKYTTITVEATPKEAQDLFYILSTAPGNIFFALRNPNDRTVPPRMPSSTAESVAGKPVVSMDTPAQAPPIAVPQRPVYTPPVQQRTAPPSERPRTNGFQTL; this is encoded by the coding sequence ATGGGATCTAACGAAACTCGAAATCTTTGGCTTTCGATTGCAGCAGGGGTGTTTGCCACCTTCTTGCTGTATAGCTATTCGCAAGAAAAGAAAGCGGAGTACGACAAGCGTTACGGTACAACAAAACGTGTTGTGGTCGCCAAAGAAGATATTGCAGAAATGCAAACCATCTACGACACGATGGTGGAAACCAAAGAGTTACCAGCAGACTTTATCCAGCCTGATGCCATCACAATTCCTGATGAAATCATTGGTAACGTGGCTGCGGTACCGATTCGTAAAGGTCAAATGGTTGTGAAAAACAACTTGCTGACTCCGGGCCCAGACACGGGAATCGCCTTGCAAGTCGCACCCAGCAAACGTGCGGTGGCAATTCCGGTCGACGAAGTTCGTGGGGTTGCCAAATTAATTCGCCCCGGGGACCGAGTGGATATCTTTGCCGCTGTTGATAGTGGTAAAGGTGTGAACCAACGTCGTGAAGTTTTCACAATGCTTTCGGACGTCGTTGTTTTGGCAACGGGAGTCAGTGTTATGAACAATATTCCCCGTATGTTCGAGTTAGACTCGACAGGAAAAAACTTAACGCAAATCGCTTTAACAGGCGACACGAAGTATACAACTATCACGGTGGAAGCAACACCGAAAGAAGCCCAGGATCTGTTCTACATTTTATCAACAGCTCCAGGGAATATTTTCTTTGCTTTAAGAAATCCGAACGACAGAACCGTTCCTCCGCGCATGCCAAGTTCGACGGCGGAATCTGTCGCAGGGAAACCAGTGGTGTCCATGGATACTCCGGCACAGGCTCCTCCTATAGCAGTGCCGCAAAGACCTGTTTACACGCCACCAGTACAACAAAGAACTGCGCCTCCGTCAGAAAGACCGCGCACCAACGGATTTCAAACATTGTAG
- a CDS encoding BON domain-containing protein yields MRRNLMTAGLLLSLFVGPLAEAQEELIAEPSSAVADEGTGVYRSRKFINLTLGIEQDEKLPPLPDSIEFKGDFRRVVTAAYAKDLNVIRFAPKAEGFATLTIHDKRNGKVVAEFRIDVKKSKLDKVVREMRALLGDIEGINIKIVNNKVVVDGQILLPKDLARIFNVVKQFGDQASSLVTLSPLAQKKIAEFIARDINNPEIEVRAVNDKIILQGWANSDEEAKRAEIIAKTYLPDIVIDAAEDGGPIKKRRPLNDGVINLIQIKEAAPRPPAKMIQMVIHYVELNKDYSKAFKFQFTPELGDNSQLTFQTGGDSPGGVIASITGTVSNLLPKLNWAKQHGHARVLESTSLIVEDGKKGEIKQVTDQPYPVIGKDGTQGTAFASVGIVTAITPSLLGEKSGSVKMDMSFEVSSLLGNTPMGAPIVSKNQMSSTVTVRDRQSAAVGGLIRNSTSTGYNRPAGQKNPIISLYASKDFIKQQSQFVVFVTPIVKTSASSGAEQIKKKFRLRD; encoded by the coding sequence ATGAGACGAAATTTAATGACCGCAGGACTCCTGTTAAGTCTCTTCGTTGGGCCGTTAGCAGAGGCTCAGGAAGAACTTATTGCGGAACCCTCGTCAGCGGTTGCTGATGAAGGCACCGGTGTGTATCGTTCTCGTAAGTTCATCAATCTAACATTGGGTATCGAACAAGACGAAAAGCTTCCGCCCCTTCCCGATAGTATTGAGTTTAAAGGTGACTTCCGCCGTGTGGTCACGGCCGCTTACGCCAAAGACCTGAATGTTATTCGCTTCGCTCCGAAAGCGGAAGGTTTTGCGACATTGACCATTCACGATAAACGCAATGGCAAGGTTGTGGCTGAATTCCGAATTGACGTTAAGAAAAGTAAACTCGATAAAGTCGTTCGCGAAATGCGCGCGCTTTTAGGCGACATTGAAGGTATCAATATCAAGATCGTGAACAACAAAGTGGTTGTGGATGGTCAGATTCTTTTACCAAAAGATCTTGCTCGCATCTTCAACGTTGTAAAACAATTCGGCGATCAAGCTTCGTCTTTAGTCACCCTTAGTCCTTTGGCGCAAAAGAAAATCGCCGAATTCATCGCACGTGACATTAATAACCCGGAAATCGAAGTTCGTGCCGTGAATGACAAAATCATTCTGCAAGGCTGGGCGAACAGCGACGAAGAGGCCAAACGAGCTGAAATCATCGCGAAGACCTATCTTCCCGACATCGTGATCGATGCCGCCGAAGACGGTGGTCCGATCAAAAAACGTCGTCCTTTGAATGATGGCGTGATCAACCTTATTCAGATCAAAGAGGCCGCACCACGTCCTCCGGCAAAAATGATTCAGATGGTGATCCACTATGTAGAGCTGAACAAAGACTATTCAAAAGCCTTTAAGTTTCAATTCACGCCTGAATTGGGCGATAATTCACAATTGACCTTCCAAACTGGTGGCGACAGCCCTGGTGGAGTTATCGCGTCGATCACGGGAACAGTTTCAAATCTGTTACCGAAATTGAATTGGGCGAAACAACATGGACATGCCCGTGTTTTGGAAAGCACCAGCTTGATCGTCGAAGACGGTAAAAAAGGTGAAATCAAACAAGTCACGGACCAGCCTTACCCGGTGATCGGCAAAGACGGAACTCAAGGAACAGCCTTTGCGTCCGTGGGTATCGTAACGGCCATCACGCCTTCGCTTTTGGGTGAAAAATCCGGCAGTGTTAAAATGGATATGAGCTTCGAAGTCAGCAGCTTATTGGGTAATACACCGATGGGTGCACCGATTGTGAGTAAAAACCAAATGTCCAGTACGGTGACTGTGCGTGACCGTCAAAGTGCTGCCGTGGGTGGTCTGATCCGAAACTCCACTTCCACAGGCTACAATCGTCCAGCTGGACAAAAGAACCCGATCATCAGCCTTTATGCATCTAAAGACTTCATCAAGCAACAAAGCCAGTTCGTGGTCTTTGTAACACCCATTGTGAAAACTTCTGCAAGCTCGGGCGCTGAGCAAATTAAGAAGAAGTTCCGTTTACGCGACTAA
- a CDS encoding ATPase, T2SS/T4P/T4SS family: MAINPNCNLIAVVGGKGGVGKSVFAANFACTLMNELRSQVLLIDADSKSVGDQNVIMGIKPQKTLKELASFQGSLNSQPMNSLVTMHQSGLAYVGAVRGPEESLSISPDLLGKLLEFFSRAFKFVVVDVGTDLGPAQMAVLQEATAIMIVTSPEVLVVTQTQRLINELLSATLPKDMFQLVINKASPTGLSPQTISNQLQLPFLGIIPQDEATTMMALQKYTPFVLAAPKAPITAAYYDVARKLSGGILQRLKSIARPKPAPAADPGATAGGAALPVNGMDPRTLLKIRVHNELIRTVDLKKLLLDTKQDEGKEKEIREKTKREITLIVDREAPDTAREERSKIIKEVLEEALGLGPLEDLLADADVSEIMVNGYRKIFIEKSGKVQLSPVTFTSNDHLRRIIERIVTPLGRQINDSTPYVDARLKDGSRVNAVIEPLAIDGPALTIRKFKKGGITPEKYINYGSVTKNMIDFLRICVENGLNVVISGGTGSGKTSLLNMLSSFIPSNERVITVEDAAELQLQQEHVVRLETRPPSMEGSNAVSIRDLIKNALRMRPDRIIVGECRDGAALDMLQAMNTGHDGSMTTTHANSPRECIARLETLCMMSGMELPVRAIREQISGAVNLIVQISRLSDGSRKILSITEVAGMQGDVVTLAEIFRFKETGYDKNRKIQGVFQATGTIPSFIQKLSDKGVVIPREIFANDPAANNPGTPAAQKPPIAAAMPKMPGVAPVKKSG, from the coding sequence TTGGCTATTAATCCGAATTGTAATCTCATCGCAGTGGTTGGCGGTAAAGGCGGCGTTGGTAAGTCGGTCTTTGCAGCTAACTTTGCTTGCACGCTCATGAATGAACTCCGCTCTCAGGTTCTTCTGATCGATGCCGACAGCAAAAGTGTCGGCGATCAAAACGTCATTATGGGGATTAAGCCTCAGAAGACTTTAAAAGAGCTCGCAAGTTTTCAGGGTTCTTTAAATTCTCAACCGATGAACTCGTTGGTAACCATGCACCAATCCGGTCTTGCCTATGTTGGTGCGGTCCGTGGGCCTGAAGAATCTCTTTCTATCTCTCCAGATCTTCTGGGCAAGCTATTGGAATTTTTCTCTCGCGCATTTAAATTTGTCGTCGTCGACGTCGGCACTGATTTGGGCCCGGCCCAAATGGCTGTTTTGCAGGAAGCCACTGCAATTATGATCGTGACCAGCCCTGAAGTTCTTGTAGTCACACAAACACAACGTCTCATCAACGAACTTCTTTCAGCAACATTGCCGAAAGATATGTTCCAACTAGTGATTAATAAGGCGTCTCCGACAGGTCTGTCTCCGCAGACGATCTCGAATCAATTGCAGTTGCCCTTCCTGGGAATTATTCCGCAGGACGAAGCCACTACAATGATGGCTTTACAAAAATACACTCCTTTCGTTCTGGCAGCTCCTAAAGCCCCGATCACGGCCGCCTACTATGATGTGGCTCGAAAACTCAGTGGCGGCATCCTACAAAGACTTAAATCGATTGCTCGTCCGAAACCAGCTCCGGCGGCAGACCCAGGCGCCACCGCGGGAGGAGCCGCTTTGCCAGTCAATGGCATGGACCCGCGCACCCTTCTGAAAATTCGCGTGCACAACGAGTTGATCAGAACCGTCGATCTTAAAAAACTTCTTCTGGACACCAAGCAAGACGAAGGCAAAGAAAAAGAGATTCGCGAAAAGACCAAGCGAGAAATCACGCTGATTGTCGATCGCGAAGCGCCTGATACCGCCCGTGAAGAACGCTCTAAAATCATCAAAGAGGTTTTGGAAGAAGCTTTGGGACTGGGTCCCTTGGAAGATCTGCTCGCTGACGCAGATGTGTCCGAGATTATGGTTAATGGCTATAGAAAAATCTTTATTGAAAAAAGTGGTAAGGTTCAGCTCAGTCCTGTGACTTTTACTTCCAATGATCATCTTCGTCGCATCATCGAACGAATCGTGACGCCGTTAGGTCGTCAGATCAATGACTCCACTCCGTACGTGGATGCGCGTTTAAAAGATGGTTCGCGTGTGAATGCCGTGATTGAGCCCTTGGCGATTGACGGTCCAGCTTTGACAATTCGTAAATTTAAAAAAGGTGGTATCACTCCGGAAAAGTATATCAACTACGGAAGTGTCACCAAGAACATGATCGACTTTCTGCGTATCTGTGTCGAGAACGGTTTGAATGTGGTTATCTCAGGTGGTACCGGTTCCGGTAAAACCTCACTTCTTAATATGCTGTCCTCCTTCATTCCATCTAATGAGCGTGTTATCACCGTCGAGGACGCGGCCGAGCTGCAGCTGCAACAGGAACACGTCGTTCGTTTGGAAACACGGCCGCCTTCAATGGAAGGATCAAACGCCGTCAGCATTCGTGATTTGATCAAAAATGCCCTGCGTATGCGTCCTGACCGCATCATCGTCGGTGAGTGCCGTGACGGCGCTGCTTTGGATATGTTGCAGGCCATGAACACGGGTCACGATGGTTCGATGACAACGACTCACGCAAACAGCCCGCGCGAGTGTATTGCACGTCTAGAAACTCTTTGTATGATGTCTGGAATGGAATTGCCAGTTCGTGCGATTCGCGAACAGATTTCTGGCGCCGTGAACTTAATTGTGCAGATCTCCCGTCTGTCCGATGGTAGCCGTAAGATCCTAAGTATCACTGAGGTTGCGGGCATGCAGGGTGATGTGGTGACTTTGGCGGAAATCTTCCGCTTCAAAGAAACCGGTTACGATAAGAACAGAAAAATTCAAGGTGTCTTCCAGGCAACTGGTACGATTCCAAGTTTTATCCAAAAATTGAGCGACAAGGGCGTCGTGATTCCTCGCGAGATCTTTGCCAACGATCCTGCGGCGAACAACCCAGGCACTCCGGCCGCTCAGAAACCACCTATCGCAGCAGCGATGCCCAAAATGCCCGGCGTCGCTCCGGTAAAGAAATCAGGATAG
- a CDS encoding type II secretion system F family protein codes for MSFLFNEWIMIPLFGVCVFTIVILWADKAIDWLHKRSLGQRDEVIRLLRLMGNEVDEKKITIMILLMSFGVGALAFLALWPSVLMGFIFGASLTVAGWQLPLLLVRMTYEQRCSRFTDQMVDGLTIMANGIKAGSNPQESMKRVVEIMGNPISQEFAQVLYQMQVGDSFESALNDLGTRIPRPDVQMFVTAINILKETGGNLAETFQTIVLTIRERQKVEKKIQALTAQGLMQGVIVTLIPFILMGVFFMVDPGFIKPMFNTTLGLVLLFVMLALQVIGGVVIKKLVTIKV; via the coding sequence ATGAGTTTCCTGTTTAACGAATGGATTATGATTCCCTTATTTGGTGTGTGTGTGTTCACCATTGTTATTCTTTGGGCGGACAAAGCCATCGACTGGCTTCACAAAAGAAGTTTAGGCCAAAGAGATGAAGTGATCCGCCTTCTGCGTTTAATGGGAAATGAAGTGGACGAAAAGAAGATCACCATCATGATCCTACTTATGAGCTTCGGCGTCGGCGCTTTGGCGTTCCTGGCGCTATGGCCCAGCGTTTTGATGGGATTTATCTTCGGAGCTTCTTTAACCGTCGCCGGATGGCAGCTTCCTCTTTTGCTAGTAAGAATGACTTATGAGCAGCGCTGCTCTCGTTTTACCGACCAGATGGTGGACGGCCTGACTATTATGGCCAACGGCATTAAAGCCGGCTCCAACCCTCAAGAATCCATGAAGCGCGTGGTAGAGATCATGGGAAATCCTATCAGTCAGGAATTCGCACAAGTTCTATATCAAATGCAAGTGGGTGATAGTTTTGAAAGCGCCTTGAATGATCTGGGCACACGTATTCCACGCCCCGACGTACAAATGTTTGTTACTGCCATCAACATTCTAAAAGAAACCGGTGGTAACTTGGCAGAAACTTTCCAGACTATTGTCTTAACGATTCGAGAAAGACAAAAAGTTGAGAAAAAAATTCAAGCATTGACCGCGCAAGGTCTCATGCAAGGGGTTATCGTCACTCTGATTCCGTTCATTTTGATGGGCGTCTTTTTCATGGTGGACCCCGGTTTCATCAAGCCTATGTTTAACACAACCCTAGGTCTAGTGTTGCTATTCGTGATGCTAGCGTTGCAAGTAATTGGTGGCGTAGTAATCAAAAAACTTGTTACCATTAAAGTGTAG
- a CDS encoding DUF6531 domain-containing protein yields the protein MKKAVLAFAFLFSAQAFALVDMKNANYSNTWIDMDVPGSGYDLKIVRTYNSRSLFNGMFGFGWCSDFETSMEVNAEGNIKVKECGGGLEVTFSPREVTRKDVESTIAQIITRMKAEKKVGLTETALNNLKTQLLEDDNARSEYAAQYGIKVPVKEGTKFYANGREVEHFIFNKTYYTRNLPDGSAQRFSPQGKLTHIYDKNGNYLKFDYDKDVIATIQDNNGRRLGFKYFQNKKVKTITGPNGLMAEYKFANLDDLASVKNAWLKTYTYEYDELHNLTKATWPDKTFVSIKYDKKNDWVVAFADRDKCIESYKYESSTNDPKNHYWSTVKKTCGKEVMADNKYEFWHQQRADGQYFLQRVMTTVSGNVTDITYHEVFGKPVSIRRNADRISYEYYPDGLVKVKAAPNVRMAFEYDPKIKKVSSVTSTFFNEKGAKVATKATQFKYDGKGNLSYAQNSDGQKINMTYDNRGRIATITDQAKKVVKIEYEERYGKPSIVTRPGLGTIVVSYKPNGEINKVDSKEGPSVAMQVASTFNNLLDIIAPATAELYL from the coding sequence ATGAAGAAAGCAGTTTTGGCGTTCGCTTTTCTTTTTTCAGCACAAGCTTTTGCGCTTGTGGATATGAAAAATGCCAACTATTCCAATACATGGATTGATATGGATGTTCCCGGAAGTGGTTATGATCTTAAGATCGTTCGCACTTACAACAGCCGTTCACTATTCAATGGTATGTTCGGATTTGGCTGGTGTTCTGATTTTGAAACTTCCATGGAAGTAAATGCTGAAGGTAACATCAAAGTAAAAGAGTGCGGCGGCGGTCTGGAAGTCACTTTCTCTCCCCGCGAAGTCACTCGCAAAGATGTTGAAAGTACCATCGCCCAAATCATCACGCGCATGAAGGCTGAAAAGAAAGTCGGATTGACGGAAACGGCTTTGAATAATTTGAAAACTCAACTGCTTGAAGACGACAATGCTCGCTCTGAATATGCAGCTCAATATGGCATCAAAGTTCCGGTCAAAGAAGGCACTAAGTTTTATGCCAACGGTCGCGAGGTTGAGCATTTTATCTTCAATAAAACTTATTACACACGCAATCTTCCCGATGGCAGCGCTCAGCGCTTCAGCCCTCAGGGAAAACTGACACACATTTACGATAAAAATGGCAACTACCTGAAGTTTGACTACGACAAAGATGTTATCGCTACAATCCAGGACAACAATGGTCGCCGCTTGGGATTCAAGTATTTCCAAAATAAGAAAGTTAAAACGATCACAGGACCGAATGGTTTGATGGCAGAATATAAATTTGCCAACCTAGATGATCTGGCTTCCGTGAAGAATGCCTGGTTGAAAACTTACACTTATGAATACGATGAACTTCACAATCTGACAAAGGCCACTTGGCCGGACAAAACATTCGTATCCATCAAGTATGACAAAAAGAACGACTGGGTTGTCGCTTTCGCTGATCGTGACAAATGTATCGAGTCTTATAAATACGAATCCTCTACAAACGATCCTAAGAATCACTATTGGTCGACGGTTAAAAAGACTTGCGGCAAAGAAGTGATGGCTGACAACAAGTACGAATTCTGGCATCAACAACGCGCAGACGGTCAGTACTTCCTGCAACGTGTGATGACGACTGTCAGCGGAAACGTCACGGATATCACTTACCACGAAGTTTTCGGCAAACCTGTTTCTATCCGTAGAAATGCCGATCGTATTTCTTATGAGTACTATCCGGACGGACTTGTAAAAGTAAAGGCGGCGCCCAATGTGCGCATGGCTTTTGAGTATGACCCGAAAATCAAAAAGGTCAGCTCAGTCACCAGCACCTTCTTTAACGAAAAAGGGGCCAAAGTAGCCACCAAAGCCACTCAGTTTAAATACGATGGCAAGGGGAACCTTTCTTACGCTCAGAATAGCGATGGTCAAAAAATCAATATGACTTACGATAATCGTGGTCGTATTGCAACGATCACAGACCAGGCAAAAAAGGTGGTAAAAATCGAATACGAAGAACGCTATGGCAAGCCTTCGATCGTGACTCGCCCAGGCCTAGGAACAATCGTGGTTAGCTATAAACCCAATGGCGAAATCAACAAAGTAGACAGCAAAGAAGGTCCTTCCGTCGCAATGCAAGTTGCTAGTACCTTTAATAACTTGTTAGATATCATTGCCCCTGCAACCGCGGAATTGTATCTATAA